ATAATATTGGCGCAACCTATCTTTCAGCTAATCCTGTTTTTCATGCACGCACCAAGCATATTGAGGTTGATTTCCACTTTGTCAGAGAAAGGGTAGCTCGAAAGCTACTTGATATTCGGTTTATACCTACTGGAGATCAACTTGCTGATGGCTTCACAAAACCTCTCACTATGAGAAGGTTGGATGAGTTCAAGTACAATCTTAATATCTTTCTATCTCTTCTTCTGTTCTAACTTCTCCAACCTCGTGTAACGATCACGATCAATCTCTTGTAAGCCACGGCACATGTGATATATATACAACCGCGGCCCGAGCAAAGGGTTCAACGCTTCCATCTACTTTTACAGTGAGAACATTTGTTCTTTGTTTTTGCCATGGACCAATACAAAATGTCATGTCACAGTACAAAAGAATTTAAAAGTTGGTTATCTTGTTAATAATAAAAATGCCTTGTACAAAAACAGACTTGGCTTGTGAACATTAGGAAATAAAAATGTCATGCTCTTAATAATAAAAATGACATCCTCTTAATAATAAAAATGGCATGTACAAAAACAAACTTGAGTTGTGAGCATTAAAAATATATTTAAATTTGCCATGTGACAAAGTTCAAAAAATTATAAAAGCTGCCATGTTATTTTCTTTTAGAAAAATTCTCATGTACTAGCTAAGAAAAAAAACATCTTTTGCCATCTTAGTAAAAAAAGGAGGAACGGGATTCAATCCTATGTCTCCTAGGTGTAGGTTGATGTCACTAGCTAGTGCGGTGGGCAGCTGTGTTTTGAAAAGAATAACATACATTGGGTTTTGTATCACTGCGGCCGGACGTTGAAAGATTCGTGCAACGAAACCGAAGGAAGAGGGCGTGTTCGCCGGATTGACCCCATGACGAGCGGTCGCCCGTTAACAATCCTTGGGTTCCCTAGAATGGCACTTTCCCTTTCCGACGTGCATGACCAAGACCAATCGTTGAATGGAATCGTGCACCTGAATTGCATCCCCAAAAACAAGAGTGACATGGGACATGGTCCGCACCACACCACATACTGCTCCTGTTGCGATAGCTGTGGCTTGGAATCGGAGCAGCCTCCAAGCTGTCTCGCCCAGCGAAGAACGGGGCGCCAACTCACGTCAGGCGTGCCCGCACCGCAGTCCGCACGACGCATCCACCCGTCCCACCGACACCGTGGACCCGCCGCCAACACTCCCGTGCCCCCGGTCCACCGCCGAGGCCGCGCTTGCCGTGCCGTGCCGTGCCGGTGCGTGCGTCCCACTCGCCACCCACTCGTCTCGTAACTCTGGTTTCGGCGCTTCCCTCACCACCCCACCCCAGCAAAAGCAAGGCAGCCTCACCTCGGCCTCGGCGTGCGCGTTCGGTCAAAACCCACCGCGCCGCTGCCCGCCTCCCCCCAAAACGCCACTACAAATCTCGCACATTCCTCCCACTCCCAGCAGCCGCTCGCCAGCGCGGGGACGACGGAAGCGGAAAGGCGGCGCCTCCGAGCTCGAGGGACTACGAGCTAGAGGCACCGAAGGATGGGGGACGACTCGGACGGGGAGGCGGAGGAGTACCTGTTCAAGGTGGTGATCATCGGGGACAGCGCCGTGGGCAAGAGCAACCTGCTCTCCCGCTACGCGCGCAACGAGTTCAACCTCCACTCTAAGGCCACCATCGGGGTCGAGTTCCAGACGCAGAGCATGGACATCGACGGCAAGGAGGTCAAGGCCCAGATCTGGGACACCGCCGGCCAGGAGCGCTTCCGCGCCGTCACCTCCGCCTACTACCGCGGGGCCTTCGGCGCGCTCCTCGTCTACGACATCTCCCGCCGGGGCACCTTCGACAACGTCGGACGATGGCTCCAGGAGCTCAACAGTACGCACCCTCTCCGCCCGCCCGCCTGCTTCCTTCCTTGCTTAATCAATTATTACGTAGCTCCCATGCTTGCTTACGGCTTGTACTGTCTGTGAGCTTGGATCAATTGATTCCTTATTAAAACTCACATAAAAAAGTAGATTCGGTAAGATCGTGTAGATCTGAGCTGGTCCTGGTCGGCGTCGAAAGGGACACCAGTGCTCGCGCCTAGCTTGTTGACGCCTAGATGGTGATTGATTGGGTTTAGTGTTCTCTGATACTACATAGCAGTAGAATTGTCACACCGGATGGGTTGGGCGACCTGTCCTGAATCTGGATCTGACTCCTCATGTAAAGGCTTGTTGTGGAATGTTTGAGGAGTGGATGTAAGGACCACGTCGGGTTGTTGTGCTAGTTGCTTGTTTTGGGTTCGGCATTGAAGTAGATGGCAAACCCTCCTCTTTTTGATTTCTGACATTGGGGGCTGCTTAGTTTGAATTCTTCAGTTTTAAACATGTTTGAAACATCAATGCCGTTGTCTGCTTGTTTGTTGTTGTGTGTTGAAACTCTAGAATTTTCCTGATCGACACCCTCTAAATACCTTATTACTCTTTATCGATATGGTTGTTGCAAGTTTGCAACAGCAGCCATTCTGTTGTTACAAGAAAACTGATATATGAGAGCATGATTCCAGTCACGCTTTAAGTTTGTTATTAATGTTTGAGGACAATTTTTTTATGGGTGCTGGCCACCATTTATTCTCCATTTTCCTTCTTAGGCAATTACTTGCATGTTGCTGTTGGAAACAGTCAACCGGCATAGAAAGATGCATTGTCTTGGTTCATTCTTTTATGTACATGGCGACTTTATCTAGGATGCGTCACTCTACCAGAAGGGCAAAGCTTGGTGTAAGAGAAAGCTATGCTCATAACACAATTGTGTTTTACTGTCAATTGGCATGCCATGAAACTCAGGAGAGAGGATGATTCATCCTAATTATCCTAGCTACCTAGTATATTGTTATTTAGCAGACAAAGTTCTGCAACAGACTAAATCAGCACCACTGTGTTATTGGAACACACTAACATAACATGATGGTCAACAATTTTACATTTTGTCACTTGCACTGTCTGTGTTGCACCATATTTTCTTCTTGTTTTGAAGCAATTTCTCAGAATGCTTGTACTGTACGTCTCAGCGTGCATTTTACAGACTGAACTGAAAAGGATTCTTTGCTTATGCTTGATCCCTAGAAGTGTGTAATGCTTTTGCGGCTTTTGGATGGTCAAAATAATTAGATTGGATTGGTATGGATAATGGATGTATCGAAAGGTATCCACTGTTGGATGGATAACATTGTGCTTATGATGGTTGATGTTATGATTTTCTTCGTGCCAATTTCTTGCACCATCCAACTACTAGTGATATATGTGATAATTTGGTTTCATTTTGCTAACTTAAAAGCAACAAATCCTATTCCTTTCGCTTTTTGTCCCCCAGACGCATTTTCTACTTTGCATGGTTGTGTTCTCTTGCTTGATGGCTATCACTTTTTGATTTCTTACATGTCCCTTGTGCAGTCATGACAAGTCATTTCTTGCACGTCTGGTTTTGTACGGCTGCGTTTTCCTTGATATTAGCTAGAACAATTCTCCTTTTCACATATCGCATGCATTTCCTCTGAAGTAACCAAAACGTATTCTCAAATCTAATGCAGCACATTCTGACACTACGGTGGCCAAGATGTTGGTAGGCAACAAATGCGATCTGGAAAACATCCGTGAAGTGCCAGTGGAGGAAGGCAAAGCACTTGCCGAGTCTGAGGGACTCTTCTTCATGGAGACCTCGGCTCTAGACTCGACGAACGTCAACACAGCATTCGAGCTCGTCATCAAGGAGATCTACAGCAGCGTGAGCAGGAAGATCCTGAACTCCGACACTTACAAGGCCGAGCTATCCCTCAACAGGGTGAGCATTGACGATGGTGACTCGAAAGACAGCCAGAAGCAAACTAGCCGGTTTGGGTGCTGCTAGCCAATCTTGGTACATTGTCGACTATTGGGTTTTGCTGGGATGTGATGATTTTTTTTTCTGGTCATCGGTATTGTTTGTAAACATGTAACCCAAAATTGGATTCTACTAGTTCTGTTACACATCTGAGTTACAGAGGAGGATagttgtgttaatgcaagagtgGAGACGAACTGTTTCTTGCTATTAACCGAAAAGCCATGCGGTTCAGAGTTGTCACATTTTGTCAAATTTTATGGGAGGTCAGGGCAACTCCCATCCGGTGCGCCAAATGTCTGCCTCTGTTTTGGCTATCCAGCCCAATGCACCACCGAATGATTGCCCCTGTTTCTTTTTCCTATATCCGGAGCACTCAAAATATTTAAAGATAAATATCACCATTCTTTCATGATCATGTTGTACAAATATTTCAATGCAATAATAATTTAAATATAAATATTACAATCCAAACATGAAGTTTTGCAATAAAATGGTATAAACTTGAATTTAGCTTATCTGGACACATTTTTTAGTCTTCCATTGAA
This sequence is a window from Aegilops tauschii subsp. strangulata cultivar AL8/78 chromosome 7, Aet v6.0, whole genome shotgun sequence. Protein-coding genes within it:
- the LOC109787024 gene encoding ras-related protein RABA5c: MGDDSDGEAEEYLFKVVIIGDSAVGKSNLLSRYARNEFNLHSKATIGVEFQTQSMDIDGKEVKAQIWDTAGQERFRAVTSAYYRGAFGALLVYDISRRGTFDNVGRWLQELNTHSDTTVAKMLVGNKCDLENIREVPVEEGKALAESEGLFFMETSALDSTNVNTAFELVIKEIYSSVSRKILNSDTYKAELSLNRVSIDDGDSKDSQKQTSRFGCC